A single genomic interval of Rhizobium leguminosarum bv. trifolii WSM1325 harbors:
- a CDS encoding serine O-acetyltransferase (KEGG: rec:RHECIAT_CH0003896 serine acetyltransferase protein~TIGRFAM: serine O-acetyltransferase~PFAM: serine acetyltransferase domain protein; transferase hexapeptide repeat containing protein) — protein MSKSTGLGLTEQQPQALGDASVWTVIRAEAVELAAREPILRRLLAAQVTDTAGNDEIIARVLAARLSVAQVETGDLFDLILSTLDGDIMRKVEADLIAVRERDPACTTFLHALLNLKGFHALQTHRIAHALWTAGRPEIASWLANLVSLVFGPDIHPAARIGASIMLDHGSGIVIGETAVIEDEVSILQNVTLGGTGKETGDRHPKIRHGVMIGAGAKILGNIEIGAFSKVAAGSVVLKSVPTHCTVAGVPATLVRVHRVDEIPAETMDQNI, from the coding sequence GCCTCGGTTTGACCGAACAACAGCCGCAGGCTTTGGGCGACGCATCCGTCTGGACCGTGATCCGCGCCGAGGCCGTTGAGCTTGCCGCACGCGAGCCGATATTGCGGCGGCTGCTTGCCGCTCAGGTAACGGACACCGCTGGCAACGATGAGATCATCGCCCGCGTGCTGGCCGCGCGGCTCTCCGTGGCGCAGGTGGAAACGGGTGATCTGTTCGATCTCATCCTGTCCACACTTGATGGCGATATCATGCGAAAGGTCGAGGCCGATCTCATCGCCGTGCGCGAGCGCGATCCGGCCTGCACGACATTTCTGCACGCGCTTCTCAATCTCAAGGGCTTTCATGCGCTGCAGACGCATCGCATCGCCCATGCGCTCTGGACCGCCGGCCGTCCGGAGATCGCCAGTTGGCTCGCCAATCTCGTTTCGCTGGTCTTTGGCCCGGATATCCATCCGGCGGCGCGGATCGGCGCGTCCATCATGCTCGACCACGGTTCGGGCATCGTCATCGGCGAAACAGCGGTCATCGAGGATGAAGTGTCGATCCTGCAGAACGTCACGCTCGGCGGCACCGGCAAGGAGACCGGCGACCGCCACCCGAAGATCCGCCACGGCGTGATGATCGGCGCGGGCGCCAAGATCCTCGGCAATATCGAAATCGGCGCCTTCAGCAAAGTCGCCGCCGGCAGCGTCGTGCTCAAGTCGGTTCCCACGCATTGCACGGTCGCCGGCGTGCCGGCGACGCTCGTGCGCGTCCACCGCGTCGACGAAATCCCGGCCGAGACGATGGATCAGAATATCTAG
- a CDS encoding diguanylate cyclase (KEGG: rec:RHECIAT_CH0003897 putative sensory box/GGDEF family protein~TIGRFAM: diguanylate cyclase~PFAM: GGDEF domain containing protein~SMART: GGDEF domain containing protein): protein MLLDLRTIYFIVAVSCFVLGILQLAAYATGRFERWPLWWGLSNLLVGVGSFLVALRNLVPTSVSIDGGNIVTIAGYMLMFFAIRVFSGRALDQRTFWLAIFVVSVPVALIVRDPSAVSARLLYVSVICCLCDLAVAREAIIIARCEKLYSAALLVGLYACTAAIFAVRSILAATGEIGGPDPFGGSAVHSWMAVSAVAFIMLRSMAMVLMAAERSRNQLTELAHHDPLTGALNRGGLAQHLPALGFQPVSLLIIDIDHFKQLNDRHGHAAGDDILRLFASVSRSIMRSDDLLARQGGDEFLAVLKNASRQDAVIIAERIRLAFAAAVLQRPDLAIFPTLSIGVAARAESGGDFERLMQKADEALYRSKREGRNRVEAFSENQQAA from the coding sequence ATGCTGCTGGATCTCAGGACAATCTATTTCATTGTTGCCGTGAGCTGTTTCGTGCTGGGCATTCTCCAGCTTGCAGCCTATGCGACCGGTCGCTTCGAGAGGTGGCCGCTCTGGTGGGGCTTGAGCAACCTTCTTGTCGGCGTCGGTTCGTTTCTCGTCGCGCTACGCAATCTCGTTCCCACCTCTGTCTCGATCGACGGCGGCAATATCGTCACCATCGCCGGCTACATGCTGATGTTCTTTGCCATACGGGTGTTTTCGGGACGAGCGCTCGACCAGCGCACTTTCTGGCTTGCCATCTTCGTCGTCAGCGTTCCTGTCGCGCTTATTGTCCGCGATCCCTCGGCAGTCTCGGCGAGGCTCCTCTACGTCTCCGTCATCTGCTGCCTCTGCGATCTTGCCGTCGCAAGGGAGGCAATCATCATTGCCCGGTGCGAGAAGCTGTATTCGGCAGCGCTGCTTGTCGGCCTCTACGCCTGCACTGCCGCGATTTTTGCGGTTCGCAGCATTCTCGCGGCGACCGGTGAGATTGGCGGGCCGGATCCTTTCGGCGGCAGTGCAGTTCACAGCTGGATGGCGGTATCGGCGGTCGCGTTCATCATGCTGCGCAGCATGGCGATGGTGCTGATGGCCGCCGAGCGCAGCCGAAATCAGCTGACGGAACTCGCTCACCACGATCCGCTGACCGGCGCCCTCAATCGCGGCGGCCTTGCCCAGCATCTGCCGGCGCTCGGCTTCCAGCCGGTATCGCTGCTGATCATCGATATCGACCATTTCAAGCAGCTGAACGACAGGCATGGCCATGCCGCCGGCGACGATATCCTGCGGCTTTTCGCCAGTGTTTCGAGAAGCATCATGCGCTCCGACGACCTGCTCGCCCGTCAAGGTGGGGATGAGTTCCTGGCGGTGCTGAAAAATGCTTCCCGGCAGGATGCGGTGATTATTGCCGAACGCATCCGTCTCGCCTTCGCCGCTGCCGTCCTGCAGCGACCGGATCTGGCGATCTTTCCGACGCTGAGCATCGGCGTTGCCGCGCGCGCGGAAAGCGGCGGAGATTTCGAACGGCTGATGCAGAAGGCGGACGAGGCGCTCTATCGTTCGAAGCGTGAAGGCCGCAACCGCGTCGAGGCCTTCAGCGAAAATCAGCAAGCCGCCTAG
- a CDS encoding beta-lactamase (PFAM: beta-lactamase~KEGG: sme:SM_b20965 putative exported enzyme, 6-aminohexanoate-dimer hydrolase protein), with product MIRILSLLLLLCLPLDATGPAAAQSTASAVGGLGPRLDRVASDPAMRPLKTVIVARDGRVLSERGFRGHSPSESTNIKSASKSIISALVGIAIDKGLLIGPDQKIAPILKADLPVTPDPRINDITIGNLLSMQAGLDRMSGPNYGRWVSSRNWVRFALSQPFVDQPGGEMLYSTASTHLLSAILTKVGRRPTLVLAREWLGPVDGFRIGAWERDPQGIYLGGNQMAMSARSLLAFGELYRSGGKTADGRQIVPADWIAQSWQQRTNSRFSGDEYGYGWFTRQIGGEQVHFAWGYGGQMLYIVPSLDLTVVMTSEESGPSARNGYRDLLHGLLADIIGSVRAA from the coding sequence ATGATCCGCATTCTCTCCCTTCTGCTTCTCCTCTGCCTGCCGCTTGACGCAACGGGGCCGGCTGCTGCCCAGAGCACGGCTTCCGCCGTCGGCGGGCTTGGTCCGCGTCTCGATCGCGTGGCGAGCGACCCCGCGATGCGGCCTTTGAAGACGGTCATTGTCGCTCGCGACGGACGCGTGCTCAGCGAACGTGGGTTTCGTGGTCATTCGCCCTCGGAATCGACCAATATCAAATCCGCTTCGAAGTCGATCATCTCGGCGCTGGTCGGTATCGCTATCGACAAAGGCCTGCTCATTGGGCCGGATCAGAAGATCGCGCCGATCCTGAAGGCCGATCTCCCTGTAACGCCCGACCCGCGCATCAACGACATCACCATCGGCAATCTTCTCTCGATGCAGGCTGGGCTCGATCGCATGTCGGGGCCGAACTACGGCCGCTGGGTCTCCTCGCGCAACTGGGTGCGCTTTGCGCTGTCGCAGCCTTTCGTCGATCAGCCCGGTGGTGAGATGCTCTATTCCACCGCATCCACGCATCTGCTGTCTGCCATTCTCACCAAGGTCGGCCGGCGGCCGACGCTGGTGTTGGCGCGCGAATGGCTGGGTCCTGTCGACGGTTTCCGCATTGGCGCATGGGAGCGCGATCCGCAGGGCATCTATCTCGGCGGCAATCAGATGGCGATGAGCGCCCGGTCGCTGCTTGCCTTCGGCGAACTCTACCGTAGCGGCGGCAAGACCGCCGACGGCCGCCAGATCGTCCCCGCCGACTGGATCGCCCAGTCGTGGCAGCAGCGCACCAACTCGCGCTTCTCAGGCGATGAATATGGCTATGGCTGGTTCACGCGGCAGATCGGCGGCGAGCAGGTGCATTTCGCCTGGGGTTATGGCGGGCAGATGCTCTACATCGTGCCGTCGCTCGATCTCACCGTCGTCATGACCTCGGAAGAGAGCGGTCCGTCTGCCCGAAACGGCTACAGGGACTTGCTGCACGGTCTGTTGGCGGACATCATCGGCTCGGTGCGGGCCGCTTGA
- a CDS encoding GCN5-related N-acetyltransferase (PFAM: GCN5-related N-acetyltransferase~KEGG: rec:RHECIAT_CH0003898 putative acetyltransferase protein) — protein sequence MAAVLDSVRAFFAPTTFAIDAENPSDVVARENLLDRVMGPDRRKKSSEKIRRSRVPAEGLALVARDRDGHVIGTVRLWNIEAGVNDEGTPINALLLGPLAIAPHHGGKGIGSALMRAAILEAKKRRHGAVLLVGDAAYYERFGFFAEKARHLVMPGPFERSRFLALELTEGWLDGAAGMIVASGRMLAGAPVRRAA from the coding sequence ATGGCCGCTGTTCTTGATTCTGTCCGCGCATTCTTTGCGCCTACCACTTTCGCCATCGACGCCGAAAATCCTTCGGATGTCGTTGCGCGTGAAAACCTGCTCGACCGCGTCATGGGACCAGATCGCCGCAAGAAGTCGTCGGAGAAGATCCGCCGCAGCCGCGTTCCGGCCGAGGGCCTTGCGCTCGTCGCGCGCGATCGCGACGGCCATGTCATCGGCACGGTGCGGCTTTGGAACATCGAGGCCGGCGTCAATGACGAAGGCACGCCGATCAATGCGCTGCTGCTCGGACCGCTCGCCATTGCGCCGCATCACGGCGGCAAGGGCATCGGCTCGGCGCTGATGCGCGCGGCGATCCTCGAAGCGAAGAAGCGTAGGCACGGTGCCGTCCTGCTCGTCGGCGATGCTGCCTATTACGAGCGCTTCGGCTTCTTTGCCGAAAAGGCTCGCCATCTTGTCATGCCGGGTCCGTTCGAACGCTCGCGCTTTCTGGCGCTCGAATTGACGGAAGGCTGGCTCGACGGCGCGGCCGGCATGATCGTCGCCTCGGGACGCATGCTGGCCGGTGCCCCGGTTCGCCGCGCAGCCTAG
- a CDS encoding Orn/DAP/Arg decarboxylase 2 (PFAM: Orn/DAP/Arg decarboxylase 2~KEGG: rec:RHECIAT_CH0003899 probable ornithine decarboxylase protein) — protein sequence MTTQRIRDFLATRRPDGPCLVVDLDVVRDNFHAFRHAMPDSAIYYAVKANPAPEVLKLLAGLGSNFDCASVAEIEMALEAGATAARISYGNTIKKERDVARAHALGVSLFAVDSHEEVEKISRAAPGARVFCRVLTDGEGAEWPLSRKFGCVPQMAVDVLVYAHQLGLQSYGVSFHVGSQMTKVDAWDSALADAKRVFVSLAKQGIHLQMVNMGGGFPTKYLRDVPSAEAYGKSIYQALRTHFGNQIPQTIIEPGRGMVGNAGVIKAEVVLISKKSDNDDARWVFLDIGKFGGLAETMDEAIRYPIRTEHDGDEMEPCVIAGPTCDSADVLYEKNLYPLPISLSIGDEVLIEGTGAYTTTYSAVAFNGFDPLKAYVI from the coding sequence ATGACCACCCAGCGCATCCGCGACTTTCTCGCAACCCGACGTCCCGATGGTCCCTGCCTCGTGGTTGACCTCGACGTCGTTCGCGACAATTTCCACGCCTTCCGTCACGCCATGCCGGACAGCGCCATCTACTACGCCGTCAAGGCCAACCCGGCCCCGGAAGTGCTGAAGCTGCTTGCAGGCCTCGGCTCCAATTTCGATTGCGCGTCCGTTGCCGAAATCGAAATGGCGCTCGAAGCCGGTGCAACCGCCGCCCGCATCTCCTACGGCAACACGATCAAGAAGGAACGTGACGTTGCCCGCGCGCATGCGCTCGGCGTCAGCCTCTTTGCGGTCGACAGCCACGAGGAAGTCGAGAAGATCTCGCGCGCCGCTCCCGGCGCCCGTGTCTTCTGCCGCGTGCTGACCGATGGTGAAGGCGCTGAATGGCCGCTGTCGCGCAAGTTCGGCTGCGTTCCCCAGATGGCTGTCGACGTTCTCGTCTACGCCCATCAGCTTGGCCTGCAGTCCTATGGCGTCTCGTTCCATGTCGGTTCGCAGATGACCAAGGTCGATGCCTGGGATTCGGCACTCGCCGATGCCAAGCGCGTCTTCGTATCGCTTGCCAAGCAGGGCATCCACCTGCAGATGGTCAACATGGGCGGCGGCTTCCCGACCAAGTACCTGCGTGACGTTCCGTCCGCAGAAGCTTACGGCAAGTCGATCTACCAGGCGCTGCGCACGCATTTCGGCAACCAGATCCCGCAGACGATCATCGAGCCGGGCCGCGGCATGGTCGGCAATGCCGGTGTCATCAAGGCGGAAGTCGTTCTGATTTCGAAGAAGTCGGACAATGACGATGCCCGCTGGGTCTTCCTCGACATCGGCAAGTTCGGCGGTCTCGCCGAGACGATGGACGAAGCCATCCGCTATCCGATCCGCACGGAACACGATGGTGACGAGATGGAGCCCTGCGTCATTGCCGGTCCGACCTGCGATTCGGCCGACGTGCTCTACGAGAAGAACCTCTATCCGCTGCCGATCTCCCTTTCGATCGGCGACGAGGTCCTGATCGAAGGCACCGGCGCCTATACGACGACCTATTCGGCGGTCGCTTTCAACGGTTTCGACCCGTTGAAGGCCTACGTCATCTAA
- a CDS encoding transcriptional regulator, LysR family (PFAM: LysR substrate-binding; regulatory protein LysR~KEGG: ret:RHE_CH03630 LysR family transcriptional regulator) produces MDTLTRIRAFIDVVEAEGFSAAARRTGRSKALLSKYVRELEDELGALLLNRTTRQFSMTEAGHTYYRTASDILKEIDNLADLVRENNAQLKGRLRISVPRTFVDADVGQSLIDFAKENPDLSLEIAADDRFVDLIEEGFDVAIRITKLEDSGMIARKISDFRIHICATPEFLERYPDLDHPTALSSVPFIVDTNARTQASIRFHNPDNTSFAVAVSGPIEVNSPHATLRAALAGIGVAFIPDFIARKPIESGELVTLFNDYTPTDRGIYAVYPHRRYLPAKVRIFVDYLHNWFKKHP; encoded by the coding sequence ATGGATACCTTGACCCGCATACGCGCCTTCATCGATGTCGTCGAGGCCGAAGGCTTCTCCGCCGCGGCACGGCGCACCGGCCGCTCAAAGGCGCTGCTCTCTAAATATGTGCGTGAACTGGAGGATGAGCTCGGCGCGCTGCTGCTCAACCGCACCACCCGGCAGTTCTCCATGACCGAAGCCGGCCACACCTATTACCGCACCGCCTCCGATATCCTGAAGGAGATCGACAACCTCGCCGATCTCGTGCGTGAGAACAATGCACAGCTCAAAGGACGGCTTCGCATTTCCGTGCCGCGCACCTTCGTCGATGCCGATGTCGGCCAGTCGCTGATCGATTTCGCCAAGGAGAACCCGGACCTTTCGCTGGAGATCGCCGCCGACGACCGGTTCGTCGACCTGATCGAAGAAGGTTTCGACGTGGCGATCCGCATCACCAAGCTCGAAGATTCCGGCATGATCGCCCGCAAGATCTCGGATTTCCGCATCCATATCTGCGCCACCCCTGAATTTCTCGAGCGTTATCCCGATCTCGATCACCCAACGGCCCTTTCCAGCGTCCCCTTCATCGTCGATACCAATGCGCGCACCCAGGCGAGCATCCGCTTCCACAATCCCGACAACACCTCGTTTGCCGTCGCCGTTTCCGGACCGATAGAGGTCAACAGCCCGCATGCGACATTACGCGCGGCACTTGCCGGCATCGGCGTAGCCTTCATCCCGGATTTCATCGCCCGCAAGCCGATCGAGAGCGGCGAACTGGTGACCCTGTTCAACGATTACACCCCGACCGACCGCGGCATCTATGCCGTCTACCCGCACCGGCGCTACCTGCCGGCCAAGGTAAGGATCTTCGTCGATTACCTGCACAACTGGTTCAAGAAGCATCCGTAG
- a CDS encoding protein of unknown function DUF1007 (PFAM: protein of unknown function DUF1007~KEGG: rec:RHECIAT_CH0003901 hypothetical protein), with protein MKHSTILMAALLSLAPAAAFAHPHIFIEARLEVVAGKDGSVEELRNVWRFDEVFSSSVVMDFDKNTDLKLEPNELTDVGNTVKKSLADYDYYMNLTINGKNITVQKPDIIHVDYKDGQLLMFFAVKPVEKMPLKGRLTFGVYDPTLYTSIDFPTDNELAIVGDGFKACKHQVVRPDADEVISQNKQSLTDAFFNDPTGTNMSKLFATRLEVTC; from the coding sequence ATGAAACATTCAACGATACTGATGGCCGCGCTTCTTTCGCTGGCGCCGGCCGCCGCCTTTGCCCATCCGCACATCTTCATCGAGGCCCGCCTCGAAGTCGTGGCCGGCAAGGACGGCAGTGTCGAGGAACTGCGCAATGTCTGGCGCTTCGACGAGGTCTTTTCCTCCTCCGTGGTCATGGATTTCGACAAGAACACCGACCTGAAGCTGGAACCGAACGAGCTGACCGACGTCGGCAACACGGTCAAGAAGTCTCTTGCTGACTACGACTACTACATGAACCTGACGATCAACGGGAAGAACATCACCGTCCAGAAGCCCGACATCATCCATGTCGACTACAAGGATGGCCAGCTGCTGATGTTCTTCGCGGTGAAGCCGGTGGAGAAGATGCCGCTGAAGGGCAGGCTCACCTTCGGCGTCTACGACCCGACGCTCTACACCTCGATCGATTTTCCCACCGACAACGAGCTGGCGATCGTCGGAGACGGCTTCAAGGCCTGCAAACATCAGGTGGTGCGGCCGGATGCCGACGAGGTGATCTCGCAAAACAAACAGTCGCTGACGGACGCCTTCTTCAACGATCCCACCGGCACCAACATGTCCAAACTCTTCGCCACCCGGCTGGAGGTCACATGCTGA
- a CDS encoding high-affinity nickel-transporter (PFAM: high-affinity nickel-transporter~KEGG: rec:RHECIAT_CH0003902 putative ABC transporter, permease protein) has protein sequence MLTKRLPLIFSAAVLALVTAASLAHAQSPLGIGTAEPSFQPTGGPFAPLFLYVNYEQQAFYRALTGALKAMRQDPWQLASLIGLSFAYGVFHAAGPGHGKAVISSYMIANEVELKRGVVISFISAFVQGVVAVALVGGAWLVLRGTGITLTAATHAMEVASFVMVILFGGWLLFRKLRSLVGNMPRRRLMATPAGPVSMMLDWKDNAAERQAYAFNGKAQPVEAGHTFVPGMVCETCGNAHVPDPALLGGDRFSASEAWSAIVAVGLRPCSGALLVMTFSLLNGLYLGGVLSVAAMSLGTAITVSLLATLAVTAKSAAVRLSGRGSTTSIWVGNAIEILGAVLVMLMGALLLGASLQG, from the coding sequence ATGCTGACGAAACGCCTTCCCCTCATCTTTTCCGCCGCCGTCCTCGCGCTGGTGACGGCGGCAAGCCTCGCCCATGCGCAATCGCCGCTCGGCATCGGCACGGCGGAACCAAGCTTCCAGCCGACCGGCGGGCCGTTTGCGCCGCTATTTCTCTACGTCAATTACGAGCAGCAGGCTTTCTATCGGGCGCTGACCGGCGCCTTGAAGGCGATGCGCCAAGACCCCTGGCAGCTGGCTTCGCTGATCGGCCTCTCCTTCGCCTATGGCGTCTTCCATGCCGCCGGCCCCGGACACGGCAAGGCGGTCATCTCCTCCTACATGATCGCCAACGAGGTCGAGCTGAAGCGCGGCGTGGTGATTTCCTTCATTTCTGCCTTCGTTCAGGGCGTGGTGGCGGTGGCGCTGGTCGGCGGCGCCTGGCTGGTGCTGCGCGGCACCGGCATTACGCTGACGGCGGCGACCCACGCAATGGAGGTCGCAAGCTTCGTCATGGTCATCCTTTTCGGCGGCTGGCTGCTGTTCCGCAAACTGCGCTCGCTGGTGGGCAACATGCCGCGCCGCCGGCTGATGGCGACGCCTGCCGGTCCGGTCAGCATGATGCTCGACTGGAAGGACAATGCGGCCGAACGCCAAGCCTATGCCTTCAACGGCAAGGCGCAGCCTGTCGAAGCCGGCCATACCTTCGTTCCCGGCATGGTCTGCGAGACCTGCGGCAATGCCCATGTGCCCGATCCGGCCTTGCTCGGCGGCGACAGGTTCAGCGCCAGCGAGGCCTGGTCGGCGATCGTAGCCGTCGGTCTGCGCCCCTGTTCCGGCGCATTGCTGGTCATGACCTTCTCACTGCTGAACGGGCTCTATCTCGGCGGCGTGCTTTCGGTCGCCGCCATGTCGCTCGGCACGGCGATCACCGTTTCCCTGCTTGCCACACTTGCCGTTACTGCCAAGAGCGCGGCCGTCCGCCTCTCCGGACGCGGCTCGACCACCTCGATCTGGGTCGGCAACGCCATCGAAATCCTCGGCGCCGTGCTCGTCATGCTGATGGGCGCCCTGCTGCTCGGGGCCTCGCTGCAGGGATAA
- a CDS encoding conserved hypothetical protein (KEGG: rec:RHECIAT_CH0003903 hypothetical protein) yields the protein MSPESRSQATAAGIILLSAALVIYFLPTIVLWIGNFSPTLAIVVGVCLIMAFFAVFWLRARYQRRRGK from the coding sequence GTGAGCCCGGAAAGCCGCTCGCAGGCGACCGCCGCCGGCATCATCCTGCTTAGCGCCGCCCTCGTCATCTATTTCCTGCCGACCATCGTGCTGTGGATCGGCAATTTCTCGCCGACGCTGGCGATTGTCGTCGGCGTCTGCCTGATCATGGCGTTTTTCGCAGTCTTCTGGCTGCGGGCGCGCTACCAGCGCCGCCGGGGAAAATAA
- a CDS encoding GCN5-related N-acetyltransferase (PFAM: GCN5-related N-acetyltransferase~KEGG: rec:RHECIAT_CH0003904 probable acetyltransferase protein): MRDLANFKGCPAPKPVTLKGRFVTVEPYRRAEHLEALWDGLGGMGINPLLLYFAQDDFSGIDDFANWLETVYTKSGWLTHIFRDNATGKIVGMANYMRADPANGVVEIGGVAHGAEMKRSPLSTEVHYLMAKHVFEDLGYRRYEWKCDNNNEASKTTAARYGFSFEGVFRQHMISKHRNRDTAWFSMIDAEWPMINDAFEAWLSPENFDAEGNQIRRLQDIRTDLEKERLA; encoded by the coding sequence ATGCGCGATCTTGCAAATTTCAAGGGCTGCCCGGCGCCGAAGCCGGTCACGCTGAAGGGCCGTTTCGTTACCGTAGAGCCCTATCGGCGCGCCGAACATCTCGAGGCGCTGTGGGACGGGCTCGGCGGCATGGGCATCAATCCCCTGCTTCTCTATTTCGCCCAGGACGATTTCTCCGGTATCGACGATTTCGCCAACTGGCTGGAAACCGTCTACACCAAGTCCGGCTGGCTTACCCACATCTTTCGCGACAACGCCACCGGCAAGATTGTCGGCATGGCGAATTACATGCGCGCCGACCCGGCAAACGGCGTCGTCGAGATCGGCGGGGTGGCGCACGGGGCCGAGATGAAGCGGTCGCCGCTGTCGACCGAGGTGCACTACCTGATGGCCAAGCATGTCTTCGAGGATCTCGGCTACCGCCGCTACGAATGGAAATGCGACAATAACAACGAGGCAAGCAAGACGACGGCTGCGCGTTACGGCTTCAGCTTCGAAGGGGTCTTCCGCCAGCACATGATCTCCAAGCATCGCAACCGCGATACCGCCTGGTTCTCGATGATCGATGCCGAATGGCCGATGATCAACGATGCCTTCGAAGCCTGGCTTTCGCCGGAGAATTTCGACGCCGAGGGCAACCAGATCCGCCGCCTGCAGGACATCCGCACCGATCTTGAAAAGGAAAGACTCGCGTGA
- a CDS encoding protein of unknown function DUF533 (PFAM: protein of unknown function DUF533~KEGG: rec:RHECIAT_CH0003905 hypothetical protein), which produces MFDAKKLLDQFLGSQVPGLGGSVRDRAGDAVQTARNNPMKTGAIAAALLGTKTGRGIAGNALAIGGLAAIAGLGYQAYKNYQAGQAPAAPSDAPSANNPVLLPPPVESGFGPASPAGSNEFVLVLIRAMIAAAKADGHIDDAERALIMDKVKAADVSGEAAAFIEHELASPTDIDAFVAAATTEEQRVELYTASRLTIDPDSRAERGYLDLLAGRLGLADQLVDHIEATVSSAKVTLSQ; this is translated from the coding sequence ATGTTCGACGCAAAAAAGCTTCTCGACCAGTTCTTGGGTTCGCAGGTGCCAGGTCTCGGCGGTTCGGTCCGCGACAGGGCGGGCGATGCCGTGCAGACGGCCAGGAATAATCCGATGAAGACCGGCGCGATTGCCGCCGCGCTGCTCGGCACCAAGACCGGTCGTGGTATTGCCGGTAATGCACTGGCGATCGGCGGTCTTGCCGCGATTGCCGGCCTCGGCTACCAGGCCTACAAGAATTATCAGGCCGGGCAGGCGCCCGCTGCCCCTTCCGATGCACCGTCCGCCAATAATCCGGTGCTCCTGCCGCCGCCCGTCGAATCCGGTTTCGGACCAGCGTCGCCCGCCGGCAGCAATGAATTCGTGCTGGTGCTGATCCGCGCGATGATCGCCGCCGCCAAGGCCGACGGCCACATCGACGATGCCGAACGCGCCCTCATCATGGATAAGGTCAAGGCCGCCGATGTCAGCGGCGAGGCCGCGGCCTTCATCGAGCATGAACTCGCTTCGCCGACGGATATCGATGCGTTCGTTGCCGCCGCGACGACGGAAGAACAACGCGTCGAGCTTTACACCGCCTCGCGGCTCACCATCGACCCGGATTCGCGCGCCGAGCGCGGTTATCTCGATCTGCTTGCCGGCCGCCTCGGCCTTGCCGACCAGCTGGTCGACCATATCGAGGCGACGGTGTCCTCCGCCAAGGTGACCTTGTCACAGTGA